One Xiphophorus maculatus strain JP 163 A chromosome 15, X_maculatus-5.0-male, whole genome shotgun sequence genomic window, GGAAATGGTGTTCGGCAAGCAGCAAGGAAAACAGACGATCTGGAAAAACTAATACGTTGCTCTCATGCAACATTTGTCAGGCTATTACGCCTCCCCCCGTGAGATAGCACTCTGGGATTTATTAGTTGTTCGTGCTATTTTCCCAGATATCAATTTTCAATATAGTCATGCAAAAATCTGTGTCAGGAAATGTGAAGAACGAAAGTAGAGGTACAAAAGttaagcttttaaaaacaaaaatggctcTGAGAATTTAATGTGCACAAATCTCTCATGATGTTCAATTACGCTACTATTTTAATTAGCATTACCTTATTGCTCTGTACTTTAATTTCATTCTTCTATGTTTCTCTAACCTTACATAGtccataaaatgaaaaaaaaagaaagctaaatTACAAGAcgagttatttatttaagacaTGTTAggtaacatgttttttttatgtgtaagaGCTCCGGGACTTTCTcaagtaaattaataaaaatatcaacatgaAATCCAGCATCCAACACATTAATTAGTATTAAAAGTCTATATATGTCATAGTTTATTCACTGCATACTGGAGAACTGGCTGTGTAGAGCGTGGGATCACTCAcaactaaaaaaacacaaaaaccagaaTGAATATATTATCACTACCGCAGAGAGCAGGTTAGCATATTCCATAACCCTACTGAATATCAGGAGATGTAGGTCTataaaagtttggaaaaactATGTAAAGTTTGGTGTCTGAACTTGGATTGTTTTCCTGGTTTTTTGTGAGCTAATCAATGTTTTCCCATATGTTGTGTTTCATCCCCACCCTTTAACCATTTCCTCATTGGGTCCGTCCCTAACTGTTTGTTTAATGTACATTTGTTTGAGGTCCGCACTGATTTAGACAAGCCATCAAGCTGACTTCAgcttagaaaaagaaaaacgccCGTCGCCCCGATGGATGACGTGAACCAGCATCCTGAGAGAGTCCAGTCTCTGGCCAGTAGTTGAACTCAAACCCATCACATCGGCTCACTAAAACAACAACCTCAGTGtcacaaaaatgaattttaggAAGCACTGGGAGTACAAAGGCCCCATAATGTCTACCCGATCCATTGGTTATAAGATTTTCAGGACAATATAGGGAAGTAAAAGCTTACTGTAGCACCAACTACAATACTGAGAGTAAAAACCTCACGCTTGCAAATGCTACAGTCTCCCTTCCTTGAAATCTTTATCAGTGATTGTCATCTTCCATTCCATCGGCATGTGACAGAGGGGATCTGCATTGTTGCCAGCTGTGGTTCAGATGTTCCCTGGTTTTGTGTTGGAAGCTCAAGAGGCGAGTTGAGTGGCGTGTTACCAAGTTTTATTCTGCTACTCCTACAAACCTTCAATGAAAGGAAGGAAACTGTGTGATCGCAGCGCTCAGTGGCCTTTTTGATTGCTTCTGCAGGAGGAGCTCTCTTCATACAGGTGATCAGATATAAAACATGACAACCGAAACCTGGGGGGTCCTGttaagaaaattatgaaaattgTTCATCCTGTTTCAACCCTGTCTTATGTCTTTTGCATCCtttagctatttttttcctcGTATTGTTCTGTAATTAGCTCCATGCATCTTTGCATCAACTCTGACGCTGCTGAAGATAATTATCACCACAGCACGGTGCTTCTGCCACCATGCTTTACTGTGTGCATGGTGTGCTACGTTTTATGTGTAGAGCtacttttaataaagtttattgctTGTAAGTCAAAAGACTACTTAGCTTCCCTCATtttgaatatataaatattcaaaTCTTGGGAAGTTGATTTGTAATCTCACCCTACTTTTTAATTTGTCCTGTAtgctgtttcttttcatttgtttacttttctctAACAAGCCACTGAAGCTTTCACAGAACAATTTGACTTATAACTGAGGAAAAATTAGAGACAGATAGACTTCATCTCATAACTGCAGGATTTTTAACAGCAAATTTcgtgcattttatttatgggtttCTAAGTAAAAAggaggctgaaaacaaatgcacagaaTAGCTTTCctttattattgattaattacataaaatcccagtaaaatgcaTTCACGTTTGTGTTCATAAAAGATGtagaaaaaatctaaagaaaaattctcttgttgttattgttaatcttgttttttatatatcatATTAAACACCTTcagaactttttgtttttgtgttatgcTGCTATTACACCTGAAATTCCCTTGTGTCATAGAATAAAGgctgtttatatttttctattcgtattccagtcatttttgaaaaagcttttgcatttttagtAGCAACAAGCTCTAACTTTGATAGTTAGTTTCATGTAATATCATAACAAACGTAATCTGAGCTGAAGACATTCATCATTTAGATTTTGCTGCATTGAGGCCTGAAATGTTTGCTGGGTTCCATCGAGAcgcagctctttttcttttggcttcCTGTTTCCGATCCGAGGGGACGGTGATGTTGCGAGATAACAGCATAGACTAAATTAACTGTCTTCAGTCTGGGCATTCTGATGTAACTGATCTGTCTGTGTCTTCCTGCCTGTGGAAATGCCTTTTTAGAGCTCCCAACAACTTATTAtacttctttttgtttgcttccatctacttttttttttgcttctgtctTTCTTAAAATTAGCTTAATATAACTAGTCTGCTTAGTATCTAGATCCCCTAGGTTGCAGCAGAGCTCCATCTTTACATTTAACTTGGCTTAACTGAGTTTAAATGGAGATACTTCAAAAATAAGCCACTATTTGCTACAGGAATTAAATGGGTAACACTGTTGGTGctatgaaaactaaaatattgaataaacatgtcattatttttgcaattttaaacaataacagcaacagaaaaaaactgttaggGATGCCTAGCTGACGCCAGTCTCATAAACAGTTTCTGGCTCTGGGACTAACTGTTGAGGCTTGCTGCTGCACATGATAAGCCCCACAGGATGGCAAGACTGGCCTTATCGAGACCGACCAAACCAGAGGACCTTTGCTATCGCCGGACCCGCTGGCAGACGAAAAAACTCATCCGCCTTATCTCCCCTCTGCTCCAACTCGGCTACTCTGTCCACTCTCAGCAGGTGCTGTTCTCATTAAGGCAGAAACAGGAAATTTGGATAATGTTTAACTGCAATAGGTGAAGAGAGACTTTTTTGGCAAGCATGGCGGTGCTGCAAAAACTCAGggcaagtgtttatttttaaatgggaGACGTCTGTTATCGCATGGAAAGCGGGTTAATTTCAATACAATGGCAGTGTGTTTTACCATGTGGTAATAGGAAATATAATGTTGAAGTTTGGATGGATTATTTTATGAATGAGAacgaaaacaattaaaatgcgGAGAGGAAACTTGAGATTTGCTTGTTGCTGAAAGAGACAAAATAGTGGCATTGTTTCATTAATTAAATGTGCTTGAAttagaagttttatttttctccatttttgaaaaggatatttattttacacattttgagGTAACAAGTGGTCTCGATAACAAACTGTAtacagctttatttttctttcctccccaCCTCTGTGAAATAACCCTGTCATATCTGCTATCCTTCCTCTCTGTGAGTTTGCACCTCACAAATTGTCAAAGGATACCTGCCCCTGCAGGCTGTTTGTTCAAAGGGTTACTGTGCCAAAGCACATTTCCCTTTTGACCTCTGCTAATTACTGAGCAGCTCCAACAGCCAGGAGTTACAAGCCAGACTCTTCTGCTTCCGCCTGTAGCACAAAGAGGTCTCACCTTTTATGCTGGGTTAATAACCAGCAGAATAACAACACAGATTTATGCAGTTAGTGTCTTTGTTGAAACTGACGGGTGAGTCAGAGTACATCTGTGACTTTAAGATAATCTGATCGGTGCATCTGCAGGAGGTGGGACTCCAGGAGGCCACATCGCTGTGGCTGCAGCCCCACCACTGCTGAGTCTTGGGACGGCTGCTTTGCTAGTCATTACAGTTTGGCTGCAACAAAAcccagcaaaaaataaaaaaattaaacaataaattctgcattttccaaaatatttcttGTTATCATGGTTAAAAAAACCCATCTATGGCACAAATAGTTtgctacatactgtatatacctCCATAAATATCCTCAGCATATATTTTTGCACTTACTGCAGAGTTTGTTGTAACAGGCGCTGGGACAGTCACTGCAGGATGTTCCTGACTTGTAGGGATTAGTGAAATTGTAGTTTCCTCTGCAAAGCAggcaaaataactaaaatataaatagtaagataaataaatacttagaTACAAACCTTACATTTGTATGTAAGACTGAAAGATTACTTGTTTCTACCTAGAAGGGAAAGCATGTTTTAATTACTATTTAATGACTGGAAAATGATTTGCAGAACGAAACGATTTCTGTAGTTCTTCCTCAGTTAATTTAATCCTGCATCCACGTGGTCATTCATCATTGCATTATTGATTTGTGGGTTTTCTCAGTAACCCATCCGGTCTGTGATGTATTAATCCTTTCTAGCAGACggaaaatttataaaaattttagtttttgctcCGAGGTGAAACAGCatgcaattttgaaaaagagtTATCTGCATTGCAAAGTTCTTACTGTGGGCAGTAGTGGCAGACGTAGAAGTATTTGTATGTGGAGTTGGAGCAGTAGGCCATAGCACAGCCAGTATTTTTGGAGGTGGCCCAAACAACCTGTGCACAAAAAGGAGACGCTGTTCAGCATTGTGTTTTCAAAGTAAAGTGGCCCATTTGTGTGCAAACTAATCAGAATAGGAAACTATGAAGACAACCACACCTGTGTATAGTGTCCCACCACTCCTCCGTTAATGGATCCGACTCCGTAGAGGAAGTTGGCTACCTTGTTGTACCAGGCCTGGATGGCGTTGGACTAGGAGTTCTTGAAGCTGGCCATGTAGAGATTCTCCCCACAGCCACTGGCTGCAGCCAAACACAATATCAACATAATTTTTGCTCAATCCATGACcacattttctaatttcatgcttgtacaataaattattattgtccaaaaagtttgttttgaagaGGTATGGCTGTTATATCACAAGATCAAATGAGTCAATATTTATGAGagggattaaaaaaagatatcaAGATTTCTAAAACCGTAGTTATCCACTATGACTTACCATcatccatttttttatgttaataaatGTTCTGATAAAAGAGTGCATGCTTAGACAAATGTACTATGTTTATTTTGGAATAAAGGTTTTTAACTGAACTAATCAAAGTTCTGATCAAACTGGAGTACAAGCATTTGCTTCATAGTTAATGAAATACTATGAAGctgtaaatactgaaaataCAAACCTTGTCTCAGTTACTACTATATATATTAGgatatatttttcttaagtTCAAAAGATTAAAGTTAAAGTTGCATGAGTTCAATCAAGATTTTTAAACTTGCTCTGCTACCGCTGTCCTACTCTAATCTTTTAGCTAGTTTGCTTATTTATGGTGCACATGACTCTCCAACAAGGTAGATCTCTTTTTGACCATGTATAACATAAATCCTAATGTTATACAGAGAATACTAATATTAAGTCTAGGTGcttctgtaaaaaaagaaaaaaaaagactattatTACCATTTATCAATGCTGAAGCCTTATATTTCCTGTATTCCTCTATATTTATGCATCtatgtcatgttttaaaaactttctcaaaagaaaaatggactCACAAGACAAGTAAAAGTATGCTTTGATtgtcttaaattaaatattctttacAGATTTTACACATGTGCAAGTCTCGCATGTAAACAAAGATGTCTGCTGCCACGATGAGCTTTCTGCTGATGACTGCTTGCAGGGCTGTGTTTCATGGAGCAGGTTGCTGCCCATTTCTCAGAATTGGTTGCAGCCTCTTTGTTCCAGCTCTgcagaaaaggcagaaaaagaaatctaaacagATACACAACACTTCTCCAACAACATTTAGATGACCAGGccttcctatttttttttattattacttttttttgtattgcagtgaaaaaattgcatatttaaaactgaGAGTAATGTCATTCATTTTAGACATTCATTACAAATTCTTCACAGGAAAAATTTGTT contains:
- the LOC111611403 gene encoding LOW QUALITY PROTEIN: cysteine-rich venom protein TEL1-like (The sequence of the model RefSeq protein was modified relative to this genomic sequence to represent the inferred CDS: substituted 1 base at 1 genomic stop codon), encoding MLILCLAAASGCGENLYMASFKNSXSNAIQAWYNKVANFLYGVGSINGGVVGHYTQVVWATSKNTGCAMAYCSNSTYKYFYVCHYCPQGNYNFTNPYKSGTSCSDCPSACYNKLCTKL